From Demequina lutea, a single genomic window includes:
- a CDS encoding cytochrome c biogenesis CcdA family protein: MQGLGGTFADTVLSGSLLAAIPVALLAGLISFVSPCVVPLVPGYLGYVSGMAGAGAVGGSTRRASRPRLVLGVAMFVAGFTAVFVVLGVAFASLGARVGGQLDTITRLLGVLVVVMGFVFLGSVPFMQRERRVHVSPKAGMWGAPLLGVVFGLGWTPCIGPTLAAVLTLSLSEATATRGVILAVVYSLGLGIPFLVLALWIERSRAILGWLRRHRLALMRTGGAVLVVLGLLLVTGLWGQITTQMQQWIDGFWVAV, encoded by the coding sequence ATCCAAGGACTCGGGGGAACGTTCGCAGACACGGTCCTCAGCGGGTCGCTGCTGGCGGCGATCCCCGTGGCGCTGCTCGCGGGGCTCATCAGCTTTGTGAGCCCGTGCGTCGTGCCGCTCGTGCCCGGCTACCTGGGCTACGTGTCCGGCATGGCGGGGGCGGGTGCGGTGGGAGGTTCGACCCGGCGAGCGTCGAGGCCGCGGCTGGTCCTTGGCGTCGCCATGTTCGTGGCGGGGTTCACCGCGGTCTTCGTGGTCTTGGGGGTTGCGTTCGCTTCCCTGGGAGCTCGCGTCGGCGGCCAACTCGACACCATCACCCGGCTGCTGGGGGTGCTCGTGGTGGTGATGGGCTTCGTCTTCCTTGGCTCGGTGCCCTTCATGCAGCGCGAGAGGCGCGTGCATGTCTCACCGAAGGCAGGCATGTGGGGTGCACCGCTCCTCGGCGTGGTCTTCGGTCTTGGCTGGACCCCGTGCATCGGCCCGACTCTCGCGGCGGTACTGACCCTGTCGCTCAGTGAGGCCACCGCAACCCGCGGCGTGATCCTCGCCGTGGTCTATTCGCTCGGGCTGGGCATCCCGTTCCTGGTGCTCGCCCTGTGGATTGAGCGCTCGCGGGCAATTCTTGGCTGGCTGCGGCGGCATCGGCTGGCCCTGATGCGCACCGGTGGCGCGGTGCTGGTGGTGCTCGGGCTCTTGCTCGTGACGGGACTGTGGGGCCAGATCACCACGCAGATGCAGCAGTGGATCGACGGCTTCTGGGTGGCGGTATGA
- a CDS encoding TlpA family protein disulfide reductase: MTRKARLAVLLAIVIAVVLWLAACAPPDAATSPGYVSGDGAVTEWAVGSRPGPLKLSGVDLNGNAVNLADFRGQVVVVTTWYAGCPPCRAEAPDLVKLDALAGVSVLGVNTRDDVDTAKAFERTFGVTYPSLNGADGTAIAALQGLVAVRAVPTALIIDPDGYVAARSVGRIEPSTLRSLVDAAGNVSGESASPTTGAASAGATAARTAGASTSGASE; the protein is encoded by the coding sequence ATGACGCGCAAAGCGAGGCTCGCGGTGCTCCTCGCGATCGTGATCGCGGTGGTGCTGTGGCTCGCCGCGTGCGCCCCTCCCGACGCGGCCACGTCTCCAGGGTATGTATCGGGGGACGGAGCCGTCACCGAGTGGGCAGTGGGATCCCGGCCGGGTCCGCTCAAGCTCAGCGGCGTGGATCTCAACGGCAACGCGGTCAACCTCGCGGACTTCCGTGGACAGGTGGTGGTGGTCACCACGTGGTACGCCGGCTGCCCGCCGTGCCGCGCCGAGGCGCCCGACCTGGTCAAGCTCGACGCGCTCGCCGGCGTCAGCGTCCTGGGCGTCAACACGCGCGACGACGTCGATACCGCCAAGGCATTCGAGCGCACGTTCGGCGTGACCTACCCGTCGCTCAACGGCGCCGACGGAACCGCCATCGCCGCGCTCCAGGGGCTCGTGGCCGTTCGCGCGGTTCCCACGGCGCTCATCATCGATCCGGACGGGTACGTGGCCGCCCGCTCGGTGGGCCGCATCGAGCCCTCGACGCTGCGCTCGCTCGTTGACGCCGCGGGTAATGTTTCCGGCGAGTCGGCCAGCCCCACGACCGGCGCAGCAAGTGCCGGTGCGACTGCTGCCCGCACCGCAGGGGCCAGCACGTCTGGGGCCTCCGAGTGA